A window of the Natronomonas salina genome harbors these coding sequences:
- a CDS encoding HalOD1 output domain-containing protein, with product MPETEGAIPDRVVHRVAETQGRDPLELPILEDVIDPDALETVIEEMPTGEVSFTYAGQEVTITSDGEITLEDSTVSTSPHLIQVDDSEPSKGYQSSSLSE from the coding sequence ATGCCAGAAACGGAGGGTGCCATCCCTGATCGAGTCGTTCATCGTGTCGCTGAAACGCAAGGACGAGACCCGTTGGAACTCCCGATCTTAGAGGATGTTATCGATCCGGATGCATTAGAGACGGTCATCGAGGAGATGCCGACTGGAGAAGTCTCGTTCACCTATGCAGGCCAGGAGGTCACGATCACCAGCGACGGCGAGATCACGCTCGAAGACTCCACTGTCAGTACATCCCCACATCTGATTCAGGTAGATGATAGTGAGCCGTCCAAGGGCTATCAGTCATCCTCACTGAGTGAGTAA
- a CDS encoding DUF7344 domain-containing protein, with translation MSPHSSPEESLAVNDLLDTLSHHIRREVIYHFEQTTTDTTVTLEELIMHIESEVELTTREELEVSLPHAHLPHLEARGWLEFDQRNEDIQYYGHDDAEEYLGELTSIFTD, from the coding sequence ATGTCTCCCCACAGTTCACCTGAAGAATCCCTAGCGGTGAACGATCTGTTAGATACGCTATCACATCATATCCGGCGTGAGGTGATCTACCACTTCGAGCAGACGACTACTGATACGACAGTGACACTCGAGGAACTCATCATGCACATCGAATCCGAGGTCGAGTTGACCACTCGAGAGGAACTCGAGGTATCACTGCCGCATGCCCACCTGCCGCACCTCGAAGCGCGAGGCTGGCTCGAGTTCGACCAGCGGAATGAAGACATCCAGTACTACGGCCACGACGACGCTGAGGAATACCTTGGCGAGCTCACCTCGATTTTCACCGACTGA
- a CDS encoding HalOD1 output domain-containing protein translates to MGDSVLTRSGGTDSLTTSLILEIAEEEGVDPIELSPPLNTVIDLDGLKALFCDSKDGFVRVEFTYAGHLITIEGDENVHIEVA, encoded by the coding sequence ATGGGTGACTCTGTGCTAACACGCTCCGGAGGGACAGACTCGCTGACAACCTCGCTGATCCTGGAGATTGCAGAAGAGGAAGGTGTAGACCCGATCGAGCTGTCTCCGCCACTCAATACCGTCATAGATCTTGACGGGCTGAAGGCACTCTTCTGTGATTCAAAGGATGGCTTTGTCCGGGTGGAATTCACGTACGCTGGCCATCTCATCACGATAGAGGGTGATGAGAACGTGCATATCGAAGTCGCTTAA
- a CDS encoding HalOD1 output domain-containing protein, giving the protein MGSETLQEHGSTESVVVTILSEIAQREGDPPEELSPPLYDVIDPDVLETLFSNPSYSASRDTITLEFTYLDYRIAVRGPDDIEISAV; this is encoded by the coding sequence ATGGGGTCAGAGACGCTCCAAGAACACGGTTCGACCGAGTCGGTCGTTGTTACCATCCTCTCCGAGATCGCACAGCGAGAGGGCGACCCACCAGAGGAACTCTCCCCACCATTGTACGACGTGATCGACCCCGACGTACTCGAAACGCTGTTCAGCAACCCCAGCTACAGTGCATCACGAGACACCATCACCCTCGAATTCACGTACCTCGACTATCGAATCGCTGTCAGGGGCCCGGATGACATCGAGATTAGCGCCGTCTGA